A window from Schistosoma haematobium chromosome 3, whole genome shotgun sequence encodes these proteins:
- a CDS encoding hypothetical protein (EggNog:ENOG410VB8X~COG:S), with protein sequence MERKFEWPDPVNNLWEKHTITISSLQENVHNPVSLLRFLKLLLNQPIISEDSVKDEEKNRSKRINLDSLLHNVDIHLRKVTNHTIKSKDCLWRTQYAKMASDIKAQCLQELHKTIFGGNSIWTVENCQKFAEELFYEKLDEVLNKKVTTG encoded by the exons ATGGAGAGAAAATTCGAATGGCCCGATCCAGTCAACAATTTATGGGAGAAGCATACAATCACAATCAGTTCACTTCAAGAGAATGT ACATAATCCAGTCAGTTTGCTTCGTTTCTTAAAACTGTTGTTGAATCAACCGATTATAAGTGAAGATTCTGTAAAAGATGAGGAAAAAAACAGAAGCAAGCGTATTAATCTAGACAGTTTACTCCATAATGTGGATATTCACTTGAGAAAGGTCACAAATCACACAATTAAATCTAAAG ATTGTTTGTGGAGAACTCAGTATGCAAAAATGGCATCGGATATTAAAGCACAGTGTTTACAAGAACTGCACAAGACCATATTCGGAGGAAATAGTATTTGGACAGTTGAAAACTGTCAAAAGTTTGCAGAAGAACTGTTCTATGAGAAACTTGATGAGGTTCTTAATAAGAAAGTAACGACTGGTTAA
- a CDS encoding hypothetical protein (EggNog:ENOG410VB8X~COG:S) has protein sequence MARSSQQFMGEAYNHNQFTSRECVCLSFYPIASIVNRHNPVSLLRFLKLLLNQPIISEDSVKDEEKNRSKRINLDSLLHNVDIHLRKVTNHTIKSKDCLWRTQYAKMASDIKAQCLQELHKTIFGGNSIWTVENCQKFAEELFYEKLDEVLNKKVTTG, from the exons ATGGCCCGATCCAGTCAACAATTTATGGGAGAAGCATACAATCACAATCAGTTCACTTCAAGAGAATGTGTATGTCTGTCTTTTTATCCCATCGCTTCTATTGTTAATAGACATAATCCAGTCAGTTTGCTTCGTTTCTTAAAACTGTTGTTGAATCAACCGATTATAAGTGAAGATTCTGTAAAAGATGAGGAAAAAAACAGAAGCAAGCGTATTAATCTAGACAGTTTACTCCATAATGTGGATATTCACTTGAGAAAGGTCACAAATCACACAATTAAATCTAAAG ATTGTTTGTGGAGAACTCAGTATGCAAAAATGGCATCGGATATTAAAGCACAGTGTTTACAAGAACTGCACAAGACCATATTCGGAGGAAATAGTATTTGGACAGTTGAAAACTGTCAAAAGTTTGCAGAAGAACTGTTCTATGAGAAACTTGATGAGGTTCTTAATAAGAAAGTAACGACTGGTTAA
- a CDS encoding hypothetical protein (EggNog:ENOG410VB8X~COG:S) — protein sequence MDIIVQWLRPLLASHDERLPLNFTFKNNLIKSIVRLPLQKTSIDVEIGNLSQSMGLVLMKQVVLTTVLGLPGSGKSTLCERLHQLETNDCSVMWLEYDQLVPVQILSLKANNSDWKDWRQAVVGCLEKLLALWKGFDIIHDLNEKEKVIWLRINIYSTLDAKDIIVLLDDNFYYFSMRRSFYNLAKKYSCSYASIVCKCAIDTCILRNRARPSPVPDDTIHKMERKFEWPDPVNNLWEKHTITISSLQENVHNPVSLLRFLKLLLNQPIISEDSVKDEEKNRSKRINLDSLLHNVDIHLRKVTNHTIKSKDCLWRTQYAKMASDIKAQCLQELHKTIFGGNSIWTVENCQKFAEELFYEKLDEVLNKKVTTG from the exons ATGGACATTATTGTCCAATGGCTTCGACCTTTATTAGCTAGCCATGATGAACGCTTGCCACTTAATTTCACATTTAAAAACAATCTCATCAAATCGATTGTTCGTTTGCCTCTGCAAAAAACGTCGATAGATGTGGAAATTGGAAATCTTAGCCAGTCTATGGGTC TTGTGCTCATGAAACAAGTGGTACTAACGACTGTCTTAGGTCTTCCGGGAAGTGGAAAAAGTACATTGTGTGAACGTCTGCATCAGTTAGAAACAAATGATTGTTCAGTTATGTGGCTAGAATATGATCAACTTGTTCCAGTACAAATACTCTCTCTGAAAGCAAAC AATTCTGATTGGAAGGACTGGCGTCAAGCTGTTGTTGGTTGTTTGGAGAAACTGTTAGCTTTATGGAAGGGGTTCGACATTATACACGATttgaatgaaaaagaaaaagttaTTTGGTTGAGGATAAACATATACTCTACTCTAGATGCGAAGGACATCATAGTTTTACTAGACGACAATTTCTACTACTTTAGTATGCGTCGTTCATTCTACAATTTAGCAAAAAAGT ATTCATGTAGTTATGCGTCAATAGTTTGTAAATGTGCGATAGATACTTGCATTCTTAGAAATCGCGCTAGGCCAAGTCCAGTTCCAGATGATACTATCCATAAGATGGAGAGAAAATTCGAATGGCCCGATCCAGTCAACAATTTATGGGAGAAGCATACAATCACAATCAGTTCACTTCAAGAGAATGT ACATAATCCAGTCAGTTTGCTTCGTTTCTTAAAACTGTTGTTGAATCAACCGATTATAAGTGAAGATTCTGTAAAAGATGAGGAAAAAAACAGAAGCAAGCGTATTAATCTAGACAGTTTACTCCATAATGTGGATATTCACTTGAGAAAGGTCACAAATCACACAATTAAATCTAAAG ATTGTTTGTGGAGAACTCAGTATGCAAAAATGGCATCGGATATTAAAGCACAGTGTTTACAAGAACTGCACAAGACCATATTCGGAGGAAATAGTATTTGGACAGTTGAAAACTGTCAAAAGTTTGCAGAAGAACTGTTCTATGAGAAACTTGATGAGGTTCTTAATAAGAAAGTAACGACTGGTTAA
- a CDS encoding hypothetical protein (EggNog:ENOG410VB8X~COG:S), producing MKQVVLTTVLGLPGSGKSTLCERLHQLETNDCSVMWLEYDQLVPVQILSLKANNSDWKDWRQAVVGCLEKLLALWKGFDIIHDLNEKEKVIWLRINIYSTLDAKDIIVLLDDNFYYFSMRRSFYNLAKKYSCSYASIVCKCAIDTCILRNRARPSPVPDDTIHKMERKFEWPDPVNNLWEKHTITISSLQENVHNPVSLLRFLKLLLNQPIISEDSVKDEEKNRSKRINLDSLLHNVDIHLRKVTNHTIKSKDCLWRTQYAKMASDIKAQCLQELHKTIFGGNSIWTVENCQKFAEELFYEKLDEVLNKKVTTG from the exons ATGAAACAAGTGGTACTAACGACTGTCTTAGGTCTTCCGGGAAGTGGAAAAAGTACATTGTGTGAACGTCTGCATCAGTTAGAAACAAATGATTGTTCAGTTATGTGGCTAGAATATGATCAACTTGTTCCAGTACAAATACTCTCTCTGAAAGCAAAC AATTCTGATTGGAAGGACTGGCGTCAAGCTGTTGTTGGTTGTTTGGAGAAACTGTTAGCTTTATGGAAGGGGTTCGACATTATACACGATttgaatgaaaaagaaaaagttaTTTGGTTGAGGATAAACATATACTCTACTCTAGATGCGAAGGACATCATAGTTTTACTAGACGACAATTTCTACTACTTTAGTATGCGTCGTTCATTCTACAATTTAGCAAAAAAGT ATTCATGTAGTTATGCGTCAATAGTTTGTAAATGTGCGATAGATACTTGCATTCTTAGAAATCGCGCTAGGCCAAGTCCAGTTCCAGATGATACTATCCATAAGATGGAGAGAAAATTCGAATGGCCCGATCCAGTCAACAATTTATGGGAGAAGCATACAATCACAATCAGTTCACTTCAAGAGAATGT ACATAATCCAGTCAGTTTGCTTCGTTTCTTAAAACTGTTGTTGAATCAACCGATTATAAGTGAAGATTCTGTAAAAGATGAGGAAAAAAACAGAAGCAAGCGTATTAATCTAGACAGTTTACTCCATAATGTGGATATTCACTTGAGAAAGGTCACAAATCACACAATTAAATCTAAAG ATTGTTTGTGGAGAACTCAGTATGCAAAAATGGCATCGGATATTAAAGCACAGTGTTTACAAGAACTGCACAAGACCATATTCGGAGGAAATAGTATTTGGACAGTTGAAAACTGTCAAAAGTTTGCAGAAGAACTGTTCTATGAGAAACTTGATGAGGTTCTTAATAAGAAAGTAACGACTGGTTAA